TCTATTGGAGACAACGTATCAATGCACCCAAGGAAAGAGACTGGATctcagtgcagacactgcatCAAGCGGACCCTGGCCTAGGCACCTCCAGGGAAGAATCGACTCTCTTGGAAACATTGAATCAAATTATTTCGGGAAAGGAGAAATGACCCTGCTGGAAACATTGTATCAAATGTGCCAGGTAAGGGGGGgtgaccccactggaaacacggAATCAGATGGACCCTGCAGGAGACATTGTTTCAAATCCTCCAGGAGAAGAGCATCAAGGACTCTACTCGCAACACTGTTAATCAGGCTGACCCTGGACAACACACTGTATGAAATCCTCCAAGGGACCAGCCGTGACTCGTGGCACCACCAATCCAAGCTGACCCCGAGGGAGATACTGGGTCAAGTTCCCCAGGAGGCCACGTTGGGAttcctggtccgtgactggggaGCTGaaggcccctccctctgccccaggctcacaGCGTCTCCCTGGTGTGTGTGCGCCAGTGTTTGACCAGGGTGGAGCTGCGCCCGAAGTCCTTGCCGCACTGGGTGCAGTGGAAGGGTTTCTCACGGCGGTGGCTCCGCTGGTGGTCCGTGTAGTGGGCGTTCTGGGAGAAGCCGCGCCCGCAGTCGGGGCAGACGTAGGGCCGCTCGCccgtgtgggtgcgctggtggCGGATGAGGTTGGAGCTGCGGCTGAACTTCTTCCCGCACTCGGGGCACTGGTAGGGCTTCTCGCCGCGCTGGGTGCGCTGGTGCTGGAAGAGGTCGGAGCTGCGGCTGAAGCCCTTCCCGCAGTCGGGGCAGAtgtagggccgctccccggtgtggacGCGCTGGTGCTTGATGAGGTCCGAGCTGCGGCTGAAGCTCTGACCGCAGTCGGGGCACTggtagggccgctccccggtgtggacGCGCTGGTGCTTCACCAGGTCGGAGCGCTGGCTGAAGCCCTTCCCGCACTCGGGGCACGTGttgggccgctccccggtgtgggtcCTCCAGTGCTGGATGAGGGTGGAGCTGcggctgaagcttttcccgcactcggtGCACTGGTAGGGGCGCTCCCCCGTGTGCACCCGCTGATGCTGGGCCAGCAGGGAGCTCCGggtgaagctcttcccgcactcgcTGCAGATGGTCGGGGGGGCCTCGCGGCAAGGGGGCTTCCTGGGGGCTCGTCTGGGCTGGGTGGGTGCCAATGGGAGAGGCAGCCCTGGGGGCTTTTCCCACTGAGATTCCAGGGCTGAAGGGGTTGGTGAGCCAGGAGAGTGCTCGGAGGTTCGCCGCAGGGCTGGAACCTGGGATAAAGTCTCATCAGACAACGCCCCATCTGGGTCCTCTTCTACGGACTCATTCCGATCAGACATTGCCCCATCTGGGTTTTCTTCTATGGACTCGTTCCCACCAGGCAGCGTCCCATGTGGATCTTCTCCCATGGAAACATCCTCATCAGGTGATGCCCCATCTGGATCTGCTCCCACTGGCCCATGCTGCCGGGGACTCTCCTCATCCATCCTGCcacctgcagggagagagagaatccagccaGGGCTCATTCCctggggttgccaggtgtccagttttcaaccaaacacctggtcgaaaagggaccctcacTGGTGTGGTGAAAATGAGCACGTgtgtgagggtggaggagagtgagtgatggagggagcagggtgggattttggagaaggggcagggcctccgaaaaggggcggggcaagggtgttcctGTTTGTTGGGTCAGAAAGTTGGTCTGCTCAGTTGATAAACTCCCCGGGGGTGGCAAAGGGGTTTGTCACTGAGCAGGGGTTTGTCACCTGAGGAGCAGGAAGTCAATTCCCCTAAACACTTTCCCAGTAAGGAGAGGACAGGCTGGTTCTGCCCCAATAGCCCAGCTGAGCCCTCAGagaaaggctgggggaggggagggctcctgccaggctgggagtcaggaatgGCACCTGCCATGAGGACAGGGCATCTGCTGGGGATGATACTGAGTGTGACGAGACAGAACTGGGGGGGCTCCCGGCGGCTTTGCTGGGACCCCAGCTGTTCTCTTCACTCCTGGCCACTCTTGGAACCAGTGTCACTCATTGCTCACCTTTGTGGACACCTTTCAGGCTCTCCTGTTCCTCAAGCACCCCGGAGATCCGGGACACATGGCTCTTCCTCTCCCTGCATCTTGGTGATCACAGCAGGGATGGGGAATCCTGCtggcagggaaggaaatgggTGAGTTTGTTACATCTCCCCCAAGGGCTCAGTAGAGaggctgctgcctgattgtaaACCTGGCCCTGTTCTGTGCACACAGGTGGAGGCAGATCCAAGCGGAGGTGACATTTCACAAGGGCACTTTTGGGCTCTTCCATAGAGAAGCAGTGATCAAGCCATAATGACAGAGGAGTCCTGCTGTACCTACCTCCCAACCCTCCCCCTGCTGTAACCCCccagaccctactcccctcccagagctggggagagaacccaggagtcctggctcccagccctccccctcctgtattcccccaaaccctactcccctcccagagctggggagagaacccagcagccctggctcccagccctctccctcctgtaccccccctccccagaccctactcccctcccagagctggggagagaacccaggagtcctggctcccagccctcctcctcctgtattcccccaaaccctactcccctcccagagctagggagagaacccaggagtcctggctcccagccctccccctcctgtacccccccagaccctactcccctcccagagctggggagagaacccaggagtcctggctcccagccctcctcctcctgtattcccccaaaccctactcccctcccagagctagggagagaacccaggagtcctggctcccagccctcaccctcctgtacccccccagaccctactcccctcccagagctggggagagaacccaggagtcctggctcccagccctccccctcctgtAGCCCCCccgaccctactcccctcccagagctggggagagaacccaggagtcctggcttccagccctccccctcctgtaccccccccccgaccccaccccctccctttgGCGGTGCTCGGGGTTATTTAAAAGCCACACCCCTGCAGCTGAGCTGCTCTCTACCCCCCCATCCGGGGCACAGGGCTCCGCCTGCGGGACTCCCGACGGAGGCGAACCCCTGCCCGGAGGGGCAGAAGCTCCGTCCGCCGGGGTCCGGGCCGAGGAGCCGCTCACCCGGCTGCCAGCCGCAGCTCCGCGGGGACAGGATGCGGTGCGCCGGCAACCCCGTCCCCAGGAAATCTTCCCCGCCCCACCGTTCCTGCTGCCCGGGAacgagcccggactcctgggttctctccccagctctgcgaggggagtggggctgggagccaggacccctgggttctctcTTGTAAAAAATGACCTGATTTAATAATGTCTGGGGTTATAGGAACAGGGGCAGGGAATTTTTGTTTAAtgcctgcttttaaaaaaaaaaagaaaatgcaccTTTTATAGTTTTCTCTGCCTCTTGTGGCTGGTCCACATGGAAGATAACAGCCTTCTACAGCTGCATGCTAATACTCCTTTATCTCAAGCAGTAGAGGCCCATGCTGTGGACTTTAAGGGCCTAGCTTCCAATCCTGCTGATAAGTGAGCGGGGGAAGCTTTGTTAAACTTGCATTGTTTGCAACCCAGAGATTGCAGCATTATGTCAGAGCCTGGAAGTGAAATGgattagaaacaaaaaggaaattgaCTGGACCCGATTCATTGCCTCACCTGCATGAAATGCAAAAAGGAAAGCATGCAGCCGGCATGAATCCCTCCTGCCCTGCACGCTGTGTTGCGACTTATTCCTGTTGCAAAGTGAATCTAAAATGCCCCCACAGGGGTGAGTGGTGGATTCTGACCTGTTGTGTTTTCGACTCACTTTACCCAAATGTGGAAAAAGATATGAGGTCGTGGAGAATCTCTTCTAATTAGGCCAGTTCAGCCATGTCAGATCCCACACTCAGGTATGTTTACTGTGTGTGGAGTAATAATAGATTAATACATTTTAAGGCAAGAAAGGGCCATTAGGATCATCTTAATCTGACCTGCTAACACAGGCCTGAACATTTCTCTTAGTAGCTCCTGCATCCATATCATAACTGTTGGTGGAGCTAGATCATTTGAAGAGAaatgtccaatcttgatttcgAGTGATAAAAGAATCCATCACATTCCCAGATAAATTATGGTTAATCCCCTTGAGTGTTAAAAATCAGACCTTTATTTCCTGTTGGAATTCACCTCCTCTCAGCTCCCAGCCTTTCGATCGTGCTATACATTTGCCTGCTAATATTTAATGATCTCAACGACTGTGTTTATTTAACAGAAATAATTCCACTGAGCTTGGTTGAAAATGGTCGAAGAAAGGCAAAGGCATTCTTATCCAGagccactccaccccaaaggattaCATCATCAGAACAGGCACTCATTGGTGATCGGATCCCAAAGACGGGGAGGTTTCTGTAGGTGCTCAGAGAGGGAGCattttctcccttctctgggaTGAGATGCCCTGTTGCAATGAATATGCACAAGATACGGAAGTGCCAATATTTCTCCAGAGACCTGCTGGGGATGACACTGAGTGAGGGGAGACAGAAGTGGGGGGCTCCCACTGGcttggctgggaccccagcttcCCCCTTCACTCCGAGGCGGTGTCCCTCATTCCTCTTAACTCTGGATTTCCTGGGATTATTCGTTATTAAAATAATCAGTTTTACCAAGACATCAGTGCCTTGCaaatttttaacggtgaggggaattaaccagtggaacaatttaccaacggctgtggtggattctccatccctggcaatttttaaatccagattggaagtttttctaaaagatctgctctagttcaaacagggattaattcaggaaagttgtatggcttgtgttatacaggagatcagaggagatgatctaatggtcccttacAGTCTATGAATCCTTACAGTTTATTCCAGTAGTGTCTAGTGATCCCAGTTTCACTCAGGGCCCTTGTTGTGCTGAAAAGAGGGGCCCCAGGTCCAGAAAGGGGGGCTCCAGGTCCAACAAGGGGTAAGATTAAACCCCTCATTCAACACTAAAGAGTTGAAAGCGGTCTGGGCTTTCATGTCAAATTACTGCTGACTTAATCCCATAGTAACAATAACCAAATCTCTTTATCCTAGTGTGGAAGTAGAGAAAAGGATAAAGGGAATTTGAATGCAGATATCTTGACTTCTAGGAATAAAGTTAAGAGTCAGGCTAACACTAGCTCTAATAACGTGAGATTTCAGGCAGGGCATGGGCGAGTGGAACAAGAAAACCGGTAAGAGATGCTGGTTTTCGACCTTGTGTTAGATAAGAATGGAATACACACTGCTGAGAAAAGGAAGACATcagaaggaatatgtataaacaggATGCGGTTGTTGATCATTATTGTTGGTAACAAAAGGTACAAATGCTTGCCCTAATTGTTTATCTAACGGAGACCTGCCCAGGGAGAGGAATCCCTGCCCGTGTGTACTCTCCTACGCAATTGCTCATAATAAAGCTGCCTCTGGCTTGTTGCTTTCCAGTCAGAGTGAGGACATTGTTTTCTTCCACACTCGCATTAAAGATACACAAAAAGACGGAAAACCAGTGAAGGCTGTGAAAAGTAAAGTCTtaagtaaggcttttattttttacagtccCCCTTATTCCCTTTCCTTTGAGCTGTAAGGTTTCTCTTTAAGCTTGTCTGACAGTCTTTTGGTGGCCAAGAGGTGGTGGCAGCCCCGTCTAATTATCATCAACCAATCACAACACATTTTGCTGCCTGCAGCCATAAACGCTCCCTCCTCGTTCTTGGCTCTTTCAGCTCCCTGTCCCGCCAGCCAGTGACTTTCCCTGGAGCTTTGCAGAAGCCTCCACGGGACCCCACTGCAGCAGAGGGCCCGGCCCTGGCGCTCCAGCATCACATTGGAGGCAATACCCAACCCAGGAATGGCAGcgtccccccccccagcgcaTGGTGCAGCCCTGATCTCTACGGCCGGGGCGGCCCCCATGGGGGAGCACTGCAGCAGCCTCCTCCTCGGTGTGTCCCTGGTGGTGCCGGGTCAGCCGGTGCTTGCGGCAGAAGCTCCTCCCGCACCGGGCGTGGAGGTAGGGCCGCTCCCCCGCGTGGAGGCGCCGGGGCTGCGCCAGGTTGGAGCGGAGAGGCAGACGCCCTTCCCACCGTCGAGGCTGCGGACGGGGGTCTCGCCAGTGCGGGCACGCCGGTGCTCGATCCGGTTGGAGCTCTGGCCGAAGGCAGCGCACAGGTAGGGCCGCTGGCCCGTGCGGGTGCGCAGGTGGGTGGCCAAGTGCGGCTTCTGCCGGAAGCTCTTGTCGCACTCGGTGCAGCCGTCGGGCCTCCCGGAGcccttgctgcgctcaggggccCTCCCGTGCTCCCTGGGCCGAGGCGGCCTCGCCGTGGCCGAGGGCTCGAAGAGGATGCCTAGCAGCCGGCCGAAGCCTCGCTCCTGGCGGCCGGATGTAGCAGATCTGCCAGGCGGGGGTGCCCCGGGCTggctcccccaagccctgccctggctggggtTCTGCATGGCCCACTTCCGGGCTATCCCTGGGAAGGtctgctggggctgcagcctcTTGAGGCTTCCCTGGATGGGATTCTCCTGGCTCTGCCTCCAGCGCCTCTTGCCTcctgggaaaggaagagagattCAGAGATGAAGGTGTAAATGGGCAGAGCCCCATTACCGACTCCAGGGGAgcactgctgatttacaccctcCAGGGATCTGGCCCCACGGACTCCAGCAgagcaacactgatttacaccctccagggatctggccccactgactccagGCCAGAAGGGGACCATAACATGATCATGGAGTTTGATGTCCTTCAAAGAACACATTGAGAAAATTTCACGGAGTGATTCCTCAAGAGAATACAGCCGGGACTCGTTCCCTGCGCCAGTGAGAGAGGGGTCAGCAAAACGGTTTGTCACTGAGCAGAAAACCTGATGGGCAGGAAGCAAATCCCCCCAAAACCCTTCCTTGGGGCTGCCCCAACATCCCAGCTAAGCCCTCAGagaaaggctgggggagggaagggctcTTGCCAGGGGTGGGATCCAGCAGTGACACCTGCCGTGAGGACACAGACCTGCTGGGGATGACACTGAGTGAGGGGAGACAGAAGTGGGGGGCTCCCGCTGGcttggctgggaccccagcttcCCCCTTCACTCCGAGCCGGTGTCCCTCATTCCTCACCTGTGAGGGTGATCTCCCTTTCCTCAGAGCCCTGGAAAGCCGGGACCCTCGGCTCTTCCCCTCGCTCCATCCAGGAGATCACAGCCAGGTCGGGGACAGGGAATCCTGCTCGGGGGAAGGAAACAGGCGAGACGGGGCTTGCTGAAATCTCCCCCAAGGGCTCGGTGCAGAGAATTCACCCTGCTTTTAATCCCAGCCCCGCTCTCTGTGGGGGGACACGGGATCAGAGTGGAGGGGGAAAGTTCACAGGGaccctttgggggcagggagatgcCTGGGGGCAGGTGGGCTGTGCCCCCTGTGAGGGAGACAGGGCTCTGCATTATGCTCCATGGGGCACGGATTGTCTCTGCtctgggtctgtgcagcaccgaGCACAGTGGGGGCCTGGGCCCATGACTGGGTTTCttaggcattactgtaatacacctaataaataatgtacagtgcccagcacaatgcggtcctggcccatgactggggttcctagggaTTACCATAATACACTTAATATATAATATACAGCACTCAGCACAGTGCCGTGGCTGAGGCTCAGAGGTGCTAGAGCCATATAAATACAATACATCCCAGTGGTCAGAGGTGGAGGTCTGGGGGCTTCAGGGGCCACTCCCCCAGAAATCTATAGGGCTCGGGAAGAGTCATGAGCTGAAGCCTCCCTGGGTGCATAAGCCCCCCCAAatccccagggagcaggggcagtGCCGGCTCACCCAGTGAGATGAGAGCCtggtagttctcctgcatgacgtccctgtagagcTGCCTCTGCCCTTCGTCCAGGAGCCCCCACTCCTCCCGGGAGAAACACACGGCCACCTCCTCGAACCCCACCGGCGCCTGGCGAGTGATTCCAGGGCAGACAGTGAAAACAACGCTGTTCACATTCTCCATTGTGTAACTCCCCAAATGCCACTGCAGCGACCATGGATAGTCCCCAACCGGATCTATCCcgtcccccctgccctgagccagccagtccccctgccctggggctggaccagagccggcaccccctagaggggaaagacccccttccccatcccccttgagccagccagtccccctgccctggggctggaccagagccagcaccccctaaaGGGGAAagacccccttccccatcccccttgagccagccagtccccctgccctggggctggaccagagccggcgccccctagaggggaaagacccCCTTCCCTATcccccttgagccagccagtccccctgccctggggctggaccAGAGccgcaccccctagaggggaaaggccttgTGC
The nucleotide sequence above comes from Caretta caretta isolate rCarCar2 chromosome 6, rCarCar1.hap1, whole genome shotgun sequence. Encoded proteins:
- the LOC125638268 gene encoding zinc finger protein 764-like isoform X2: MAAPAPVGFEEVAVCFSREEWGLLDEGQRQLYRDVMQENYQALISLGGKRRWRQSQENPIQGSLKRLQPQQTFPGIARKWAMQNPSQGRAWGSQPGAPPPGRSATSGRQERGFGRLLGILFEPSATARPPRPREHGRAPERSKGSGRPDGCTECDKSFRQKPHLATHLRTRTGQRPYLCAAFGQSSNRIEHRRARTGETPVRSLDGGKGVCLSAPTWRSPGASTRGSGPTSTPGAGGASAASTG
- the LOC125638268 gene encoding zinc finger protein 688-like isoform X1, which produces MAAPAPVGFEEVAVCFSREEWGLLDEGQRQLYRDVMQENYQALISLGFPVPDLAVISWMERGEEPRVPAFQGSEEREITLTGGKRRWRQSQENPIQGSLKRLQPQQTFPGIARKWAMQNPSQGRAWGSQPGAPPPGRSATSGRQERGFGRLLGILFEPSATARPPRPREHGRAPERSKGSGRPDGCTECDKSFRQKPHLATHLRTRTGQRPYLCAAFGQSSNRIEHRRARTGETPVRSLDGGKGVCLSAPTWRSPGASTRGSGPTSTPGAGGASAASTG